The window TTGCTAAGTCAGTTCTAtaggaaaattaacgcgggcgaagccctggacaaaagctagtttgaaataaaacacaatttgaaACTCAaatcattacaaatattttattttattcttctttttgtaatgaatatcGTATTTGGACATCacctaaaacaataacattttacaaaaagtaaataataataatactcaaaaagaacattataaaaatatcatacatttttgacatacTTACACTTCTTTGTGCATCTAGTgatatcttattgcattcaatgcgtgacaaataAACTCacgtccgtgcagtaaaccgttcaGGATTTCGCTTTCAGGAGCCGTTTCGGGTTTCaacatcaggtcatgcttatcataataatgcattgtcattcaaattaaacgtgtgtacagaatttcagctcaatcggtggaatatattgcttttaaattgagttacaagctTCCACCTGAACGTACATGTTAAATAAACGGCTGCAAATATATCatttaccaaaaaaatattaggtatttttgctacgattgaaatattgttttccaCCTTTGAAAAATTATGGATTATAATTGAAAGGCGTGTGGGATCTAGATGCTTTAGAGTGGGACCATTTAATTCGTAAGAGATGAGTAAGATATATTAAGCCTTgagataataaacaaacagcattcccaaagagggttgaaaAGGGATGAATAACGTTTCTTCACTTACCAAATTGATCAACtgcagataaaaataatagtttgtaATTCGGGCATTGGAaacacgtaataaattatataccttaggaatcacactatctaatggtgaaaaccgcataaaactCCATGCAGTCGtttctgagtttatcgcgaacagacagagagaTGCGGCAGcgggctttgttttataatatgtaaggataataatcataaatcatAGGTATATCGTTCAACCATCGAGTCTTCggttaattttaagaaaatctttgacttcattataaaaaatgtatatatgttttattgtttcaatgAGTGTCAACgacgataaattatttttcctcGAACCGCAACTGTATTAGAATTTAATCAGCCGTCACCCCACCCGCGGTCCAATTGCTATGTCCTACTGGTTGTTCCACGGAGAAGTGAACAAATTTATGTTCAGTACCTAAACACAATTGTGGAaagaattgtaataaaaataattttaggtaCTCACTGTCAACATCGTCAATGAGAACTCCGTTAGTTTTTTCAACAgctgaaaaaaagaaaagtagtGACCgtctaaaaaaaatgaaattaaatcaagaattatgttttagtgatttcgaaaattttatgtcaaagAACAATTGTagaatgtttttctttttatttatacatggCAACACATACAAGACGATAagtcgtctgtctgtctttatgAATgctaaaatcttaaaaactacaagacggatttttgtacggttttcgccaatagatagtgtgattcctgaggaaggtttacgtgtataatttattatgttttcacccgagcgaagccaggggctagtataaatatatactaaaggCCAATCTTGGCTATCTATCTATTCGAAgtaaaaccgcataaaaatccgtgcagaagtttttgagttcatcgtAGTCACACAAACAGTAAATAAGTTCTTGAGTTTATAGCAAACAGATAGACAGGCGCGGcagattgttttataatatgtaaggataagaatTAAACTCACATTTCACGATTGGTTTCAACTGTTTCGCCAATTTGTCCTTCATATTATTTCTGTCGATCAGATATCTGACGTAAGTCTTCAAGTCATTCAGCCAATCAGGAGCGGTTTTTGGTTCTGAAAAAAATGactaaatttacaaaaatatcgtttttacACATGCTTTtgttgttgtcagagagagatgttattacattaaatttgtgACAAAAAACCATGTCcttgcagtaaaccgttgagttCCCACGTGTGGAGCCGATTAAGTCTATTAACAGTGACAGCTGTCATGTCATTacataaaacaagttttatttttctattaatcgAATGCTAGAGATCGAATAATTAGATTCTGTCTTCAAAAGTGTATTCAAAGATGACTGCtgatgtacttatataaatgaaataatatacatatttatagtgTAACTAGCTTAACCccacggcttcgctcccatgggaatttcgggacaaaagataccctatatgttattccaggttatattctaccagtgtacgaaatttcataataatccgtccagtagattttgcgtcaGTAGCaaacacatcctcacaaacttttgcggGTTAAAGCCTGTAAGGAGACACGGTAAAatgacaaaatgaaataattaaatatatcaaacaaacaaCTAACGGACTGTCGCGTCTTCAGTCTCTTCTCTGCTGTAAACTCTTAAGTGCACGTTACTATTTCCTAAATTTCCTGAAAGCAAAAAGCAAAAGTAAGAGGTGTGGGAAAGAAGGGCTTGCGCTTAAGAGCGCCGTACGACATagcttttggaaaaaaaatatacagataatttacattttgtgaCGACCTTTGAAGCGCagtggtcgggtcatgatgaaaaatgatctttttctgattggcccgggtcttggatgtttatctatatatgtatttgttataaaatatagtatcgttgggttaatatcccataatacaagtctcgaacttactttggggctagctcaatctgtgtgatttgtcctaatatatttattatttatttgtgaccCTGACCGCGTTATAGCCGCTGGCGGTTAGTGGATTATGTAAAGTCGAGTACCTACTTGTTAAAGGTTGAGGCGCCTCACCAATATTTTCGCCGAatttttcaaaagttattttcggttttcctgaaaaaaaaatagatttacttTTGCGAGTTTAAAAACGACAAATAAATTCAGATTTCTTTGAAGAAAACTTTAACAACAGACTTACCATCGACcactgtgaaaaataaaacaatattacagAATTcagaacaataaatttataagacACAGCTGTTCTCAAAAAAAGatttcaaatcattcattcagaaattcgactttcacaggcactttttaacgtcaatttttatattaaatagttatttctcacaagctacaaactactggcatttcggaacaaccactgctgagaagaaatgccgaaagaaactcatttgaacagtgttggtccctatcatgcctgaagggcttaccattattgtttcttacaattttttttataatatatctaagtACAGTCACTCTCATGCTCACTAAAATCAtctgtaattgttttttttttacatttgaacagtaatttgcaaaattaattaaactaacatatcgatattattagatactataagaatttcgggataaaaagtaccctatattattccaggttatgttccactcgtgtaccaaatgcccagtagattttgcgtgaatgagtaacaaacatacatacacacatgcaTCCTCCTCGCGTCAGCATATGTCCGAGTtgggcgacagtgtggagttAGCATTATACTATTCGTCAAAACGATCATTACCTTGAACATTCATCCGTACTCGGAAATAGTTTTTTGCatctaaaacaaataaataactaaggTTTGTCTGTCAGAGAATGCCTTATTAAGCCCACctattgttaacttttatgttggatgaatttcacgagcgatttgaacgccgccgtgggctatcattagtgtttattaaattgtaccatacacaaaacctaatcaatttaattatcctattttataaaaaagtaaagtaccggtacaatgttaattttataaatgttaaataaaaaaacacacttTTAACAACGTTTAATAACAAGATACTAATGAAACGCCACAGGCCGCGTTCAatcagtcgtgaaattcatcCTGTTGTGCAATaagttgaattaaataaaacaaacaaatattaacgtgtttttattgcataccTGAAAGGGCATACTGTTGAaccttatattataatagctGTAACCCGTTGAATTCGCCCgcggcaaaaagtagcctatgtcatcatccagctctccaactatctccataccaaaaatcacctctaTCCAATGTTCCGTTTTAACGTGAAACGACggacacaaacacacacaaaaaacacacttttacatttataatattactagccaCGGTGATACCCGCGtgactatttaaaaaaaatcacatttttaaattttttcattggAATTTGACAGAAACAGACAAAACCTaggtattttagtttaaagtaggtatgttttaactttttatgaatgacaGGGCaactaagttaaaaatattgcaataaaaactaaataaatataaaataaatatctatcgACGCTGCCTTCATACCGTACCGTTAATCAATTTGTCAACATAGGGTTTTGATTTCTCCTGGCCAAagtttttttgaatattttcaatttcgcTTTCCATCCAAACAACTGCAAAAAATGGAatgaataaaagtatttaaataaattgacacaGAGTCAAcacgcacactagcgccgccatgaaatttttataatctattttttttttattaactgtcATCGACAAATGTCTTCGAACGACCTACGCTTCATTACAATTACAGTGTCTTTGTCAACCTTGacattggcaaaatcatcgtttggCCAAACGACggagccataaaattaaaaagtgaagtgaagTGACCTACGCTTCACTTGACATTTACTTATGTAGTAGAGAGTGCCGACCGGCTATACATTGTCACGatacagttcgccgaactttggcgAATTCGATAAGCATTACTGGTTTTTCGTGGCGGTTAATAAAAGCTCCTGAAGCGGAAGCGAGGTGGTCATGCTCGACCTCCACAAACAGTAGTCTCGCTCTTGCTTATTGTGTCCAGTATACAAATATCtcttctcttcttcatagacgtattcctcatagctgagggtcgtggtcattacgtggaatgaaacacacacaacaactttcttggcattattaatggagtggtttgccattgccttctccatttcacacacaagttaataattaaccaGTGTGTAGGTTACCTCaggatgttttccttcaccggaagcatgtggtggacgatgaaaactactatacatgagtcagattggtatacaaacgcATGTGGCgctagtaggattcgaaccagggATCTTTCGGTCtacagacgggcgtcttaaccattacaccaccaccgccacATACAAATAtcgagatataaaaataccaacacaaaatttttgcgaaatagaaatatttagaaaacggacgaaatataaaaatgccaacaataaaatgttgtcaAAGTAGCAAAGAGAATACAATGAACGTGACACGTGACAGTATGCACGTATACGACTAGATTGATAATTTCGTCGCCTGTACTCAAGTTTCCGTAGTGTAGCGGTTATCACGTGTGCTTCACACGCACAAGGTCCCCGGTTCGATCCCGGGCGGAAACAGCTTTTTTTAGTTATAGggttgagaaatatttttttaaatttttttaaactgtcatAACTTGAGTATTGCTAGttagattaaatatttatttttttgtacttttaattttattcatagaaCGAAATCATGGATtgggtaaaaattaaaattaatattttaaaaactcaaatttaaataagtataaataaaaatatcattttaaaatctgacagataaagaaactaactttattattcaagtagcctaaaggcatctgacgtcTCGAATAGGTAGGACACTGGTGAACTGACTGAGATGAATGAGAACGAATGAAATTAAGATGAATGAAAATGCATGGATTTGGCACACTAACCTGGATcggcttttttattttttttaggctGTATGTAAAAgttttgaatatcttgttgtctTGATGGATCACTCATTCGCAAAATTGGTTTTCCATCTTCGAAAAtacctgaaaaataaacatttattgtgaCTAATAGCAGTGTAATTGACGTtaggtcccgccctagaataggacaactccatatcctcccgaggatgtcgtacgaggcgactaagggacacacggCTTTGGTAGCTTCTTCTTTGTATGTCGACGCTCTCCAacgatatttgaaattataatatcccGGACTGTGTTGTGTtacttggcagctgataggcgagaaaagcattcccaaagagggtaaaattattataatttttttttatttcacaaaaactaGTATTAGTGTTTACGCCAGTTACCTACACATTATCGCGGTGCAGTTTGCCGAACTTTGCCGATTCGGAAATTTTCtaacaattcgtccagtagattttgcgtgaaaaagtaacaaacttagTACAATCTGCCACAGAGAAACCTGACCCCCTAAGAAATGGTGTTCAAATCGCGGAGGGGTCAATTTTCTCTGTGGCCGACTGTACATacctacacacatacatccacacaaaccttcgcatttataatattaatagtattagCTGCACCAAGCGGTGTTACccgcgtaattatttttaaaatcgcaGTGCAATTTTGCtgattaagtacctataggtacctacattgcttgattttcattgcggtatgatattatttagatttaattaattttaatacacttACTAGACCGATAACTAGGACCAGCTGATACCGCACTAGTCACGGGAGCATACAAAATACTCTGTaggagaaaaataattataaatttcaacttcaaTCATATAAGGACATGAGTATTTTTAccattgtttttgttacatgcgaagtgttatttattaccaGATGTTGCCCGCGGTTC is drawn from Plodia interpunctella isolate USDA-ARS_2022_Savannah chromosome 24, ilPloInte3.2, whole genome shotgun sequence and contains these coding sequences:
- the LOC128680653 gene encoding uncharacterized protein LOC128680653 isoform X2 produces the protein MVESVEFYNWKKKSGGIMYRIIVVVASSILYAPVTSAVSAGPSYRSSIFEDGKPILRMSDPSRQQDIQNFYIQPKKNKKADPVVWMESEIENIQKNFGQEKSKPYVDKLINDAKNYFRVRMNVQGKPKITFEKFGENIGEAPQPLTRNLGNSNVHLRVYSREETEDATVQPKTAPDWLNDLKTYVRYLIDRNNMKDKLAKQLKPIVKSVEKTNGVLIDDVDIDQFGDVQIRYSLQKEE
- the LOC128680653 gene encoding uncharacterized protein LOC128680653 isoform X4 — encoded protein: MVESVEFYNWKKKSGGIMYRIIVVVASSILYAPVTSAVSAGPSYRSSIFEDGKPILRMSDPSRQQDIQNFYIQPKKNKKADPVVWMESEIENIQKNFGQEKSKPYVDKLINDAKNYFRVRMNVQGKPKITFEKFGENIGNLGNSNVHLRVYSREETEDATVQPKTAPDWLNDLKTYVRYLIDRNNMKDKLAKQLKPIVKSVEKTNGVLIDDVDIDQFGDVQIRYSLQKEE
- the LOC128680653 gene encoding uncharacterized protein LOC128680653 isoform X3 codes for the protein MVESVEFYNWKKKSGGIMYRIIVVVASSILYAPVTSAVSAGPSYRSSIFEDGKPILRMSDPSRQQDIQNFYIQPKKNKKADPVVWMESEIENIQKNFGQEKSKPYVDKLINDAKNYFRVRMNVQVVDGKPKITFEKFGENIGEAPQPLTRNLGNSNVHLRVYSREETEDATVQPKTAPDWLNDLKTYVRYLIDRNNMKDKLAKQLKPIVKSVEKTNGVLIDDVDSDVQIRYSLQKEE
- the LOC128680653 gene encoding uncharacterized protein LOC128680653 isoform X1, which gives rise to MVESVEFYNWKKKSGGIMYRIIVVVASSILYAPVTSAVSAGPSYRSSIFEDGKPILRMSDPSRQQDIQNFYIQPKKNKKADPVVWMESEIENIQKNFGQEKSKPYVDKLINDAKNYFRVRMNVQVVDGKPKITFEKFGENIGEAPQPLTRNLGNSNVHLRVYSREETEDATVQPKTAPDWLNDLKTYVRYLIDRNNMKDKLAKQLKPIVKSVEKTNGVLIDDVDIDQFGDVQIRYSLQKEE
- the LOC128680653 gene encoding uncharacterized protein LOC128680653 isoform X5; translation: MSDPSRQQDIQNFYIQPKKNKKADPVVWMESEIENIQKNFGQEKSKPYVDKLINDAKNYFRVRMNVQVVDGKPKITFEKFGENIGEAPQPLTRNLGNSNVHLRVYSREETEDATVQPKTAPDWLNDLKTYVRYLIDRNNMKDKLAKQLKPIVKSVEKTNGVLIDDVDIDQFGDVQIRYSLQKEE